A window of Neorhizobium galegae bv. orientalis str. HAMBI 540 genomic DNA:
GCAAGTTACTGGATATCAAGGATTTACGCTTTCACGACCTGCGCCACGAGGGAGTTTCACGGTTGTTTGAGATGGGTTGGAATATTCCCCATGTTGCAGCGGTCAGCGGGCATCGATCGTGGGTCAGCCTTAAGCGATATACGCACATTCGCGAGACGGGCGATAAATATGCGGGCTGGCACGGCCTTCAGTTGGCCATCGACACCAAATAAGTATTCGACCAGCCTACTGAACCACCGGTGCCATGCAGAACCGCGTAGCACGGAGAAGGGATTGGTTGCGGGGGCTCGCAACAAACCATTCCTGCGGCTGGTTGAAAAGCGTCTTCCAAAGCTAGCGGCCTAGGCTCGCGACTTCGCCAGTTCAACTACCTGTTTACCCGCCCACCTATTCTATGTTGTGGCCCGCCTATTCTCCCCCATATACAACCGCGGTTGCACCGAAATTGGCTGGCATCCCAGCCACCGGCAAACCTGCCGTGCTTGGCCCCACGACTACCTCCATCCATTGATAGGTGCACATCGTACGCTGGACGGCCTTGTCTGCCGTTTCTTTCCAACATTGAAAAGGAAGATCTGAGCGGACGGGATGACGAGATACCCTTCGAAAAAGCTGCACTCATTCTTCGGAGAGCATCTTGTTGATGGACTGGCGCCCGCCCAGAAGGCCGGGGACTATTGATGACGTTTACGGGATCGGAAGCGAGGCAGACCTACTTGATCCCGCCTATGATAAAGGACCGATAGTCCGCCCCGAGAAACCGATGTTTCACGGCAGCTTGGTATCCGGGACTGTCGTAAAAGGCGCGTGCCGCCTCCATAGTGGGAAAACTGACCATCACCACACCGTCGGGAGCTGCCCCCTCCAGAACGTCCTGAGGGCCGTGGGCGGCGAGTACGGTTCCTCCCGATTCCCCCAGCAATGGCCTCAACATTTCCGCATAAGTCTGCAGTTCAGCTGCATCGCGGCTACGTTCTTGAATGAAAATGGCATAAGCGGTCATGTTAAATCTCCTTAAGAGTTCCGGACCCGGTCGGTTGCAATTGACGACCTTGCTTAAGACGGGTCGTTTGAAGGCTGCGCGGGCTTGTCGAGGTCGAAGACGATATCGATCGCAGGGCGGATTTCGAGCTACGCTAGCCGTTGACGGGGGATATGCGGGAGCCGGATCTCCAGATCAGGGCGCGACGATCGTCGTCCTTTTCCGTCATATCCGCCTCCCGCATCGACATCAGTTCGTCGTAACGGTGATGGCCACGTCGATGTTGCCCCTTACCGCGTTCGAATAGGGGCACGTCGCATGCGCCGCCTGTACGATCTCCTCAGCCGCTGCCTGATCGAGACCGGTGATCGCGACGTCGAGCGCCACTGAAAGGACGAAACCACCGTTGCCATTTGGTTGCAAACCCACGTCGGCCACCACCACGATGTCGGTATCCTTCACCCTGGTGGCCTTGTTGCGGGTGATGTGGATCACCGCATTTTCGAAGCAGGCTGCATAGCCGGCCGCGAACAGTTGCTCCGGATTGGTCGCACCTCCCTTACCGCCCATCGTCGTGGGCAGCGCCAGCGGAAGATCAAGAAGGCCGTCTTCGCTGCGGACGGTACCGCTGCGGCCACCGATCGCTGTGACTTTGATGCTGTAGAGT
This region includes:
- a CDS encoding organic hydroperoxide resistance protein; protein product: MSALYSIKVTAIGGRSGTVRSEDGLLDLPLALPTTMGGKGGATNPEQLFAAGYAACFENAVIHITRNKATRVKDTDIVVVADVGLQPNGNGGFVLSVALDVAITGLDQAAAEEIVQAAHATCPYSNAVRGNIDVAITVTTN
- a CDS encoding DUF1330 domain-containing protein, which encodes MTAYAIFIQERSRDAAELQTYAEMLRPLLGESGGTVLAAHGPQDVLEGAAPDGVVMVSFPTMEAARAFYDSPGYQAAVKHRFLGADYRSFIIGGIK